The genomic window GATCCAGGTCCTCCGGAAGCCGGCTCCGATCCACCTGCAGAATCATCTCGTCCCGCCGAGGACCGTACGCCTCCTCCGACGACACCTCCACCGTCTTGCTCTGGCCCGGCTCCATCCCCTTGACCGCCTCCTCGAAACCCGGAATCACCCGCCCTTCCCCGATCGTAAACTCCAGCGGCTCCTTGCCCGCCGACTGATCGAACACCGTGCCGTCCTTCAACTTCCCGGTGTAGTGGACCTTGACCGTGTCTCCTTCTTTCGCCTGAGCCATAAAGGCCCCCTTTCGCGCAAGGTGGTTTCAGTTGCCATGTCTCTGGACACTTGCCGACGAACCCGAGTCCCCCCGGCAACCGCCCTTTCCCCTATTGTCGGCCAAATCGCCCATCCGTGCAACCAAAAAGCCCCAAAACCGCCTGTCCGCACCAATCCGCTGCGCCCCATCCCGATGCGCCGCGCCCGCGAGTCACGCCTACTCCGCCTCGCCCACCGGAATCGCCACGTTCCACGTCCGGCTGCACAGACGAAATCCGCCCGGACCGTCGCCCGTCGCCGCGAACAGGTGCGTCGGCCGCCCGCCCTCGATCAGCAACTGCGGACGCTCCAGACACCCCTGCTCCGTCACCCGCCCGTCCGACCACCGCACCCGCCGCGAATACGCCTTCGGCGGTTCGCTAAGCCGCCAGTCCACCCCGTCACGCGACCAGCCGTGAATCCCCGCGTGCTTCTCGCCCGTCAGCCCGCCCGTCATGTCCTTCGCCAGAAGCTCGAACCGCCCGCCGCGCCGCCACACGTACGGGTCCTCAACAAAATTGCCGCCCTCAAACACCAGCACCGGCTCGTCGCTCAGTCGCCGAAACGGCCCGTCATACCCCTCCGCCATCGCCGCCCCCAAACGCAAACCGCCCGGCACGTTCGAGCGGTAAAGCAGCAGCACCCGCCCGTCCTCCAACACGCACGGGGCCGGGTTCGTCACAATCCTCTCGTCCCACTTCCCCGGCCGCGGTTCCAGCACCGGCCGATCCTGACGCCGCCACGGACCAAACACCGATCCCGCCGTCGCCAACCCGATCCGAATCGTGCTATAGCACGGACCGGTCACGCTCGTATCGCCCGCGACCAACTGCTCAGCCGTCGGTCGCGGACCCGCAAACGTCGCCCCGATATAGTACAACAGGTACGTATCGCCCGCCTTGTGAACCGTCGGATTGTGCGTCATCCGACCGTCCCAGAACCCCTCCCCGCGATCGCCCAGAACCACCTCCGCAAACCTATACGGCCCCTCCGGCCGATCCGAAACCGCCCGCACCACCTCCGAACCAATCACGTACCCCTCGAAAAACGGAAACGTTCGCGGCCACCGAGACGCGAACATGTGGTACCGCCCGTCCTCCCCGCGGATCACCGACCCGCACCAGACCCAATAGTCATCCATCGAAAACCCGCCGCCCACCGGCGCCGGCTGCAGTCGATCGATAAATGCCATCATCATGCTCCTTCAGCAGCCGCTCACCGCCTGGCCGCCGCCGAAGCATTATCGAAAACCCCGCCCGACAAATCAACCGCCGCCGACCCTCTTCCCCCTTCGCCATACCAGATCGATTACTCCCAACACACCGCCAAAACCCCCGATCACCACCATCGGCAGCGCCACCGCCGCCCATTCCCGCGACTCGCCCGTCCAACCCATCAGCCCGCCCGCCAGCAACAGCCCGCAGACCCCCAACACCGTCCCGCGCGGAAGCCTCCGTGAAACCATCCAAAGCCCCGCGCACACCAGACCCGCCGCCGTCACCGTCAACACCACGTACGCGCCGCCATCCGTCACGCCCATATGCTACCCCTTCACAAACCATGCCGTCCGCCTGACACTATACACCAAAACCCCCGAACGGCCAGCCAAAAACCCGCCGGCCGTTACGAAATCATCCCCGAAAGGCCGTTCGTGCTCCGACGCGCCCCGCGAACCACCGCCTCGAAAAACACCGACCGCAACGGCGCCACCGCCAACGCCGCCCGCGCCGCCGGCGACCGCTCCAACAGACCCAGCACGCGACCCAGCACCCGGTGCGTCAGCTTCTCCGGATCGTCAAACACCATCTCCGCCAGCTTCCCCCGCTCGATCGCCATCGCCGCCATCTGATCGAAAATCGTCTCCGGCGTATACACCCGCTGGGCCCGCCGCTCCATCCGGATCGCGCCACGCCCGCACACGCCCTGACACACCCCGCAGCCGAGGCACAACGCCTCCCGCACCGCCGCCCGCCGACCCCCTTCACACTCAACCATCTCAATCGCCCCAACCGGACAACCCTTCACGCACCGCCCGCAGCCCGCACAGCCCTCCCCGTCCAACACCGCAATCCAGTTCGAACTCACCACTGCGTAGCGAAGGTCGTAACGCTTCATCGCCTGAAT from Phycisphaerae bacterium includes these protein-coding regions:
- a CDS encoding peptidylprolyl isomerase translates to MAQAKEGDTVKVHYTGKLKDGTVFDQSAGKEPLEFTIGEGRVIPGFEEAVKGMEPGQSKTVEVSSEEAYGPRRDEMILQVDRSRLPEDLDPEVGQQLQSHQENGQTVILTVTDVSEQEVTLDANHPLAGQDLQFEIELVEIG
- a CDS encoding glycosyl hydrolase family 43, encoding MMAFIDRLQPAPVGGGFSMDDYWVWCGSVIRGEDGRYHMFASRWPRTFPFFEGYVIGSEVVRAVSDRPEGPYRFAEVVLGDRGEGFWDGRMTHNPTVHKAGDTYLLYYIGATFAGPRPTAEQLVAGDTSVTGPCYSTIRIGLATAGSVFGPWRRQDRPVLEPRPGKWDERIVTNPAPCVLEDGRVLLLYRSNVPGGLRLGAAMAEGYDGPFRRLSDEPVLVFEGGNFVEDPYVWRRGGRFELLAKDMTGGLTGEKHAGIHGWSRDGVDWRLSEPPKAYSRRVRWSDGRVTEQGCLERPQLLIEGGRPTHLFAATGDGPGGFRLCSRTWNVAIPVGEAE